The Candidatus Omnitrophota bacterium genome includes the window ACAACATCACCAGCCTGTCTATGCCTATGCCTAAACCGCCTGCGGGCGGCATGCCGTGCTCTAATGCCAAAACATAATCTTCGTCCACATTCTTCTTCTCGGCAGTATCGCCTTCTTTAATCTCTTCCTGAAAACGCCTCTTTTGTTCCTGGGGGTCGTTTAATTCCGAATAGGCATTACCTATCTCTACCCCCCCTACGTACAACTCAAACCTTTCTGAGATTAAGGGATTACCTTCTTTGGTCTTGGCTAAAGGGCATAAATTAGTAAAATAATCCGTAACAAAAGTAGGGTTAAGGTTCATCTCCTGCTCTAATATATCCTCGATTATTTTGGCCACCTGCGAACGGCTCAGCCTCCCTGCGCCCTTGGCAAAACCTTTATCCTGCAACTTTTTTAACATCACTCCTGCCTCATCCGCAGGGTCAATGGCGAATTTTTCCTTTACGGTCTGCGCAAAAGAACGCCTCTGCCAGGGCGGGGTTAAATCTATAGCTTTACCCTGATAGGTGAATTTTGTCTGGCCCCATATCTGCTTAGCCAAAGTAACGATTAAATCCTGGGCTAAATCCATCATATCTTCATAATTCGCATAGGCCGAGTATACCTCCAGCATGGTAAATTCCGGGTTGTGCTTTGTGGATACGCCTTCGTTACGGAAACTGCGGTTGATTTCATAAACCCTATCCAGGCCGCCGACGAGTAAACGTTTCAAATACAGCTCCGGGGCAATCCTTAAATATAAATCTATGCCATATTCATTGTGATGTGTCTTAAAAGGACGCCCCGCCGCGCCTCCGGGGATATCATGCATCATCGGGGTCTCTACTTCCAGATAGCCTTTATCGTCTAAGAAATCCCTGATTGCCTTCATAATCCTGGAGCGCATCAGGAAGACCTTCTTTACTTCTTCATTAGCGATTAAATCCAGGTAACGCTGCCGGTAACGCAGCTCTATATCTTTTAAGCCGTGCCATTTCTCAGGAAGCGGCCGCAAGGCCTTGGCCAATACGCTAAAATCTTCTACTTTTACCGTCGGCTCTTTGGTGTGAGTAGTAAAGAGCTTGCCTTTTATGTTGATAATATCCGCGATATCTAAATCTTCAAGGACCCGAAACTTATCCTCGCCGACAATGTCGCTTTTAAGATAAAGCTGGATCTTGGCTGTAGAGTCCCTCAAATCCATGAATACAGCCTTGCCATGTGAACGCTTAGCCATAACCCTGCCGCAGAGGTTTACGCCGCCTGCCTCCTGGAAATTATCCAGCGCCTTCTGGATAGTAATAGAGCC containing:
- the lysS gene encoding lysine--tRNA ligase, which gives rise to MELNEIIAQRKAKVASLKAKGLSLYDNRAFSGSITIQKALDNFQEAGGVNLCGRVMAKRSHGKAVFMDLRDSTAKIQLYLKSDIVGEDKFRVLEDLDIADIINIKGKLFTTHTKEPTVKVEDFSVLAKALRPLPEKWHGLKDIELRYRQRYLDLIANEEVKKVFLMRSRIMKAIRDFLDDKGYLEVETPMMHDIPGGAAGRPFKTHHNEYGIDLYLRIAPELYLKRLLVGGLDRVYEINRSFRNEGVSTKHNPEFTMLEVYSAYANYEDMMDLAQDLIVTLAKQIWGQTKFTYQGKAIDLTPPWQRRSFAQTVKEKFAIDPADEAGVMLKKLQDKGFAKGAGRLSRSQVAKIIEDILEQEMNLNPTFVTDYFTNLCPLAKTKEGNPLISERFELYVGGVEIGNAYSELNDPQEQKRRFQEEIKEGDTAEKKNVDEDYVLALEHGMPPAGGLGIGIDRLVMLFTDQPSIRDVILFPLLRPEAK